A single region of the Paraburkholderia megapolitana genome encodes:
- a CDS encoding glycosyltransferase family 2 protein encodes METRASTRPLLTIAIPTFNRAAYVELCLRQFLPDLDLLDDGSVEIVVSDNCSSDHTAATVEAIRQQGLNIRSIRNEQNIGSDANIAQCFNVAQGRYVQILGDDDLYLPGKLRQVVDLLRSNDYGVVCLKAYGYEHDFVKERPTGTSGRRDFTDISDFLYEVGSLVTFISACIINKDLQREIDARVFCGSNLVQVHLVILPALRAGLNAYVLDYILACKRANSGGYDFSEIFVEKFFDILKSYEPAGLQPEAVNRLGNKMLISYYPFNLLRQRLSGGGNAPATLRRFKTQFGHRAAFLFFCAPIIAWPKPLAILWGWGAVLTGRIWNGELKRGMHFARHRLSLLISRP; translated from the coding sequence ATGGAAACTCGCGCCTCGACTCGCCCCCTTCTTACGATCGCTATCCCTACGTTCAACCGCGCCGCGTATGTTGAACTGTGTTTGCGCCAGTTCCTGCCGGACCTCGATCTGCTTGATGATGGTTCAGTGGAGATCGTTGTTTCCGACAACTGTTCCTCCGATCACACCGCGGCAACCGTAGAAGCGATCCGTCAACAAGGGTTGAACATCCGCTCGATACGCAATGAGCAAAACATCGGGTCCGATGCCAATATCGCGCAATGCTTCAATGTCGCCCAGGGACGCTACGTGCAGATTCTGGGCGATGACGATCTTTATCTTCCCGGGAAACTTCGACAAGTCGTTGATCTGCTACGAAGCAACGACTACGGCGTCGTTTGTTTGAAGGCGTATGGATACGAACACGATTTCGTCAAGGAGCGACCGACCGGAACCAGCGGCAGGCGTGATTTCACCGACATCTCGGACTTTCTGTATGAAGTCGGCTCGCTCGTCACATTCATATCCGCCTGCATTATCAACAAGGACCTGCAACGCGAGATCGATGCGCGAGTGTTTTGCGGAAGCAATCTGGTTCAGGTACACCTTGTCATCCTGCCAGCGCTTAGAGCAGGTCTGAACGCGTACGTCCTTGACTACATCCTTGCGTGCAAACGGGCCAACTCCGGTGGTTATGATTTTTCCGAGATTTTTGTCGAAAAATTTTTCGACATCCTGAAGTCGTATGAGCCAGCGGGATTGCAACCCGAGGCAGTCAATCGGCTGGGCAACAAGATGCTGATCAGCTATTACCCGTTCAACCTGCTAAGGCAACGCCTGTCCGGCGGCGGAAACGCGCCTGCGACGCTGCGACGCTTCAAGACACAGTTCGGCCATCGGGCGGCGTTTCTGTTTTTCTGCGCACCGATTATCGCCTGGCCCAAACCGCTTGCAATTCTGTGGGGATGGGGCGCCGTTCTTACGGGAAGGATATGGAATGGGGAGCTGAAGCGCGGGATGCATTTTGCGCGACACCGCCTGTCTTTGTTGATCAGTCGACCTTGA
- a CDS encoding D-glycero-alpha-D-manno-heptose-1,7-bisphosphate 7-phosphatase — MKQRALFLDRDGVVNVDSGYTHRQDQFEFIPGIFELVTEAMRREYKTFIVTNQAGIGRGYYTEEDFWTLMNWVTQKFAEAGGPIERVYFCPHHPEHGDGKYRQECACRKPAPGMLLQAARDYEIDFGESVFLGDKKTDMDAGRAAGVATLLYMGDESNYQPAIKVASPLDAIAYLRLPGR, encoded by the coding sequence ATGAAACAGCGAGCTTTATTCCTTGACCGGGACGGCGTGGTCAACGTCGATTCCGGATACACGCATCGGCAGGATCAATTCGAGTTCATCCCCGGAATATTCGAACTGGTAACCGAAGCGATGCGTCGGGAATACAAGACGTTTATCGTAACGAACCAGGCGGGCATCGGCCGGGGCTACTACACCGAGGAAGATTTCTGGACCTTGATGAACTGGGTGACTCAAAAGTTCGCCGAGGCAGGTGGACCGATAGAACGAGTCTACTTTTGCCCGCATCACCCGGAACATGGGGACGGTAAGTATCGTCAGGAATGTGCTTGCCGCAAACCCGCTCCGGGCATGCTGCTGCAGGCCGCGCGCGACTATGAAATAGACTTTGGCGAGTCTGTCTTTCTTGGCGACAAGAAGACCGACATGGATGCAGGACGCGCAGCCGGAGTGGCTACGTTGCTTTATATGGGCGATGAGTCGAACTACCAGCCGGCGATCAAGGTGGCGTCTCCGCTCGACGCCATTGCATATCTTCGTCTACCTGGCCGATAG
- a CDS encoding glycosyltransferase family 2 protein, with translation MNISALISEVEGLSVSVVVYRPDPAQLAQTLDSLALACDALRVAKPGVPIGVYIVDNGGLPDDTPSLDELRAHQLTCTVIAGHGNVGYGRGHNLAIDRTASRYHLVLNPDIDLERDSLVQAMAFLDEHPEVGLLTPRIGDHEGSIQYLCRRYPTVLDLFIRGFLPGSVRRFFSRRLARYEMRDLINERDIVWDPPIVSGCFMLFRTSVLKKLAGFDPRYFLYFEDYDLSLRTHDVARVAYLPAVRVQHHGGGAARKGSSHIRMFAASAVKFFNRFGWKLL, from the coding sequence ATGAATATTAGTGCGCTGATTTCCGAAGTCGAGGGTCTGTCCGTGTCTGTGGTCGTATATCGACCGGACCCGGCGCAGTTGGCGCAAACGCTGGATAGTCTCGCGCTCGCATGCGACGCCCTGAGGGTGGCGAAACCCGGTGTTCCGATCGGCGTCTATATTGTCGATAACGGTGGCCTGCCGGACGATACCCCTTCGCTCGATGAGTTACGTGCCCACCAGTTGACATGCACGGTCATTGCGGGGCACGGCAACGTCGGTTACGGGCGCGGGCACAACCTGGCGATCGACCGCACCGCCAGCCGCTATCACCTCGTGCTGAATCCCGACATCGACCTTGAGCGCGATTCGCTCGTGCAGGCGATGGCGTTCCTCGACGAGCACCCGGAGGTGGGTCTGCTCACGCCGAGAATCGGCGATCACGAGGGCAGCATTCAGTACCTGTGCCGACGGTATCCGACGGTGCTCGACCTTTTTATCCGCGGTTTTTTGCCCGGCAGCGTGCGCAGGTTTTTCTCACGGCGACTGGCGCGCTACGAAATGCGTGACCTCATTAACGAACGCGACATCGTTTGGGATCCGCCGATTGTCAGCGGCTGTTTTATGCTGTTTCGAACGAGCGTGTTGAAAAAACTTGCTGGTTTTGATCCACGTTATTTTCTGTACTTTGAAGATTACGATTTGAGTTTGCGCACCCACGACGTGGCGCGTGTCGCGTATCTGCCCGCCGTTCGCGTGCAGCATCACGGTGGAGGCGCAGCGCGCAAAGGTTCGTCGCATATCAGGATGTTCGCGGCATCAGCGGTCAAGTTCTTTAACCGTTTCGGTTGGAAGCTCCTATGA